One stretch of Pelmatolapia mariae isolate MD_Pm_ZW linkage group LG3_W, Pm_UMD_F_2, whole genome shotgun sequence DNA includes these proteins:
- the chrnb1l gene encoding cholinergic receptor, nicotinic, beta 1 (muscle) like, whose translation MIAIIGQMKMYLSTSMRMNTFLFVCGCFCLTFTGASETERRLHQKLFENYNMKVRPARYWEEKVTVRVGMTLSQLVSLNEKNGEMTTNVFMNLAWTDYRLSWNPAEYDNINVLRIPPNKVWRPDIYLINNNDGQFDVALYVNVLVYSDGTVNWLPPAIYRSSCSIEVAYFPFDWQNCSMIFRSYTYDSSEVDLQYFLDDDGKEIHEIVIDENAFTENGEWAICHKPTRKNVKEDLYEDITFYLIIERKPLFYIINIIVPCILTSVLAIFVFYLPPGAGEKMTLSISVLIALTVFMLLLADKVPETSLGIPIIVNYVMFTMILVTFSVILSVVVLNLHHRTPSTHIMPNWVRKVFIHFLPKYIGMMRPKPEEPLLEEESADDTPIQSYNGRQPGGEYFIRKINPDLVLPWRGRCESTVQLQRVPNTDSFCLILPPNLKSAIAAVTYMADQLKKQDTDDSLTGDWQFIALVVDRLFLWLFVIITTLGTLAMFLDASFNYTPDNPFP comes from the exons GAGCCTCTGAAACAGAGAGAAGGCTTCATCAGAAGCTATTTGAAAACTACAACATGAAAGTGAGACCAGCTCGTTACTGGGAGGAGAAGGTGACGGTGCGGGTGGGGATGACCCTCTCTCAGCTTGTCAGCTTG AATGAGAAGAACGGCGAGATGACGACTAACGTGTTCATGAATCTG GCGTGGACAGACTACAGGCTTTCCTGGAACCCAGCTGAATATGACAACATTAATGTTCTGAGAATTCCTCCCAACAAGGTGTGGCGACCTGACATCTACCTCATAAACAA TAATGATGGCCAGTTTGATGTGGCTCTGTACGTCAACGTCTTGGTTTACAGTGACGGCACTGTTAACTGGCTTCCACCCGCCATCTACCGCAGTTCCTGCTCTATAGAG GTGGCGTACTTCCCATTTGACTGGCAAAACTGCAGCATGATTTTCCGCTCATACACCTATGATTCCTCTGAGGTTGACCTGCAATACTTTCTGGATGATGACGGCAAAGAGATCCATGAGATTGTAATAGATGAGAACGCTTTCACTG AGAATGGTGAATGGGCCATTTGTCACAAACCAACAAGAAAGAACGTTAAGGAGGACCTGTATGAGGACATCACCTTCTATCTCATCATAGAGAGGAAGCCTCTTTTCTACATCATCAACATCATTGTGCCCTGTATCCTCACCAGCGTGTTGGCTATATTTGTCTTCTACCTGCCTCCTGGAGCAG GAGAGAAAATGACTCTTTCCATTTCCGTCCTCATTGCTCTGACTGTCTTCATGTTGCTGCTGGCTGACAAGGTCCCAGAGACTTCCCTCGGCATCCCAATTATTGTCAACTATGTCATGTTCACTATGATCTTGGTGACCTTCTCTGTCATCCTAAGTGTGGTAGTCCTCAACCTGCATCACCGAACACCCAGCACACACATCATGCCAAACTGGGTCCGAAAG GTGTTCATACATTTCCTGCCTAAATACATTGGCATGATGAGGCCAAAACCAGAGGAACCCTTGTTGGAAGAGGAATCTGCTGATGACACACCTATTCAAAGCTACAATGGGCGACAGCCAGGAGGAGAGTATTTCATTCGCAAGATCAACCCTGATCTTGTCTTACCTTGGCGAGGCAG GTGTGAGAGCACAGTGCAGCTCCAGAGAGTCCCCAACACTGACAGTTTCTGTCTGATCCTCCCTCCCAATCTGAAGTCAGCCATCGCTGCTGTGACATACATGGCCGACCAGCTGAAGAAGCAGGACACGGATGACTCG CTGACAGGAGACTGGCAGTTCATCGCCCTGGTGGTGGACCGTCTCTTCTTGTGGTTGTTTGTCATCATCACCACCCTGGGAACTCTGGCTATGTTCCTGGATGCCAGTTTCAATTACACACCTGACAACCCCTTCCCATAG